In the genome of Pseudomonas sp. HS6, one region contains:
- a CDS encoding type VI secretion system Vgr family protein: MLNDKESPFTLTLIEGGLCLPVLRFSGHEALNRPYRFEIEVVGLAPALPPATLLHRSAFLQLSDDHGLHGTLHSASCEHRGAHRIGYSVVLVPHLQRLEQQPRRRVFTRLSVPEIIEQLLTEHRLPANGFRLDLTVGHYPPRPFCIQYDESDLALLHRLCEEEGIHYHFEHRPDGHVVVFADDSLNLPQPPIPVPFSPESEARSPAVSTLFLRHDAVTAQLAPTIRERGQSSFDDEAANHAVTGVIPLRGFPPSGQRHADQRSRRQLERQRCQYRCIQGRSDCMQLLSGHLLQVTDHPVSAFNEQWLITELRHQGQQPSILDPMSTPRRYHNDFTAQPWSTEFRPPLRQPRPSIPGYHPAQVLGPPGQPPQLDDLGRIAVRLWPALEQNADSEGLWLAIAMVGAGGRIAREALPRAGSEVWVSFLDSDPDRPILCLDASQPRPARKKPKPHDDGLLLDWLLNRTPPSS, encoded by the coding sequence AAGGAAAGTCCCTTCACGCTGACCCTCATCGAGGGAGGCCTGTGCCTGCCGGTACTGCGTTTCAGCGGCCATGAAGCACTGAACCGGCCCTATCGTTTCGAGATAGAAGTCGTTGGCCTGGCTCCGGCCCTGCCCCCCGCCACTCTGCTGCATCGGTCTGCCTTCTTGCAGTTGAGTGACGATCATGGCCTTCACGGCACCCTTCACAGCGCTAGTTGCGAACATCGCGGCGCCCATCGAATCGGTTACAGCGTTGTGCTGGTGCCGCACTTGCAGAGGCTGGAGCAACAACCCAGGCGTCGGGTATTTACCCGATTGAGCGTGCCGGAGATTATCGAGCAACTGCTCACCGAACATCGCCTGCCCGCGAACGGTTTCCGGCTCGACCTGACGGTGGGGCACTATCCGCCACGCCCGTTCTGCATCCAGTACGACGAGTCGGACCTGGCACTGTTGCACCGACTGTGTGAGGAGGAAGGCATCCACTATCACTTCGAGCACCGCCCGGATGGCCATGTCGTGGTGTTCGCCGATGACAGCCTGAACCTGCCCCAGCCTCCGATACCCGTGCCCTTCAGCCCAGAGAGCGAGGCAAGATCCCCCGCCGTCAGCACGCTGTTCCTGCGTCACGACGCCGTCACGGCGCAGCTGGCACCCACCATCCGTGAGCGCGGGCAATCGAGCTTCGACGATGAAGCGGCCAATCACGCGGTGACAGGCGTCATACCTCTGCGAGGATTCCCGCCATCCGGGCAACGCCACGCCGATCAACGCAGCCGTCGACAGCTGGAACGCCAGCGCTGTCAGTACCGTTGCATTCAGGGTCGCAGCGATTGCATGCAATTGCTCAGTGGTCATCTGTTGCAGGTCACGGATCATCCGGTGAGCGCTTTCAACGAGCAGTGGCTGATCACCGAATTGCGCCATCAGGGACAGCAGCCGTCGATTCTCGACCCGATGTCCACGCCCCGCCGTTACCACAATGACTTCACTGCGCAGCCCTGGTCGACCGAGTTTCGCCCACCGCTGCGACAACCACGCCCGAGCATTCCGGGCTATCACCCGGCGCAAGTGCTGGGCCCGCCCGGGCAACCGCCGCAACTGGACGATTTGGGCCGCATCGCCGTCCGGTTATGGCCGGCGCTGGAACAGAACGCCGACAGTGAAGGGTTATGGCTGGCGATTGCCATGGTCGGTGCGGGCGGCCGGATCGCCAGGGAAGCGTTGCCGCGCGCCGGCAGCGAGGTGTGGGTGAGTTTTCTCGACAGCGACCCGGATCGACCGATTCTGTGCCTGGACGCCAGCCAGCCTCGCCCGGCGCGCAAAAAACCGAAACCGCACGATGACGGCCTGTTACTCGACTGGCTGCTCAACCGCACCCCGCCTTCGTCCTGA
- a CDS encoding FAD-dependent oxidoreductase — MFMRPFWLEQALQLDSSELCPPLQGDVRTDVCIVGGGYTGLWTAIMLKQQNPELDVLLIEADICGAGASGRNGGCALSWSAKYFTLERLFGVEEAVRLVKESERSIHAIGEFCEQYGVDADYRLDGTLYTATNRAQYGSTDAVIAALERNGINSFTQRPVADVQRMAGSDKHLEGWFSPAAASVQPGKLVRGLRRVALQLGVKIHENTAMTGLEEGRPARLQTASGTVVADRVVLAMNAWMARAFPQFERSVAIVSSDMLITEPRPELLQEIGLTSGVTVLDSRIFVHYYHNTPDGRIMLGKGGNTFAYGGRMLPVFDQPSPYAGLLKRSLDDFFPAFADVKVDATWNGPSDRSVTGLPFFGQMSASGNVFYGFGYSGSGVGPCHMGGQILASLVQGLDNPWTRSPLVNGPLGYFPPEPIRYLGSLMVRNAIRRKERAEDHGRRPRHLDVRLAKFAAAAGKADKG, encoded by the coding sequence ATTTTCATGAGACCGTTTTGGCTGGAGCAGGCTTTGCAACTCGATTCGTCGGAACTGTGCCCGCCGCTGCAAGGCGACGTGCGCACCGATGTGTGCATTGTCGGTGGCGGTTACACCGGTTTGTGGACAGCGATCATGCTCAAGCAGCAGAACCCCGAACTCGATGTGTTGCTGATCGAGGCCGACATCTGCGGTGCCGGCGCCAGTGGGCGCAATGGCGGTTGTGCGCTGTCGTGGTCGGCGAAGTATTTCACCCTCGAGCGGCTGTTCGGCGTTGAAGAAGCGGTGCGGCTGGTCAAGGAATCCGAACGCAGCATCCACGCCATCGGCGAGTTCTGCGAGCAGTACGGCGTCGACGCCGATTACCGGCTCGACGGCACGCTTTACACCGCCACCAACCGTGCGCAATACGGCTCGACCGATGCGGTGATTGCCGCGCTTGAGCGCAACGGCATCAACTCGTTCACCCAACGTCCGGTCGCCGATGTTCAGCGCATGGCCGGTTCCGACAAGCATCTGGAAGGCTGGTTTTCGCCGGCGGCCGCCAGTGTGCAGCCGGGCAAACTGGTGCGCGGGCTGCGGCGAGTCGCATTGCAACTGGGCGTAAAAATTCACGAGAACACAGCGATGACCGGATTGGAGGAAGGGCGTCCGGCGCGTCTCCAGACGGCGAGCGGCACTGTGGTTGCCGACCGCGTGGTGCTGGCGATGAATGCCTGGATGGCCCGTGCTTTTCCGCAGTTTGAGCGCAGCGTGGCGATTGTCTCCAGCGACATGCTGATCACCGAGCCGCGTCCGGAACTGTTGCAGGAAATCGGCCTGACCAGCGGCGTGACCGTGCTCGATTCGCGGATTTTCGTGCACTACTACCACAACACCCCGGACGGCCGGATCATGCTCGGCAAGGGTGGTAATACCTTCGCTTACGGCGGGCGGATGCTGCCGGTGTTCGATCAGCCATCGCCTTACGCCGGGTTGCTCAAGCGCAGCCTCGACGACTTTTTTCCGGCCTTCGCCGATGTGAAAGTCGATGCAACCTGGAATGGCCCGTCGGATCGTTCAGTCACCGGCCTGCCGTTTTTCGGCCAGATGAGTGCCAGCGGCAATGTGTTTTACGGCTTCGGTTATTCCGGCAGCGGCGTCGGGCCGTGCCACATGGGTGGGCAGATTCTCGCCTCGCTGGTGCAAGGCCTCGACAACCCGTGGACTCGCTCGCCGCTGGTCAACGGGCCGCTGGGTTACTTTCCGCCGGAACCGATCCGCTATCTCGGTTCGCTGATGGTGCGCAACGCCATTCGCCGCAAGGAGCGCGCCGAAGATCACGGGCGGCGACCTCGGCACCTCGACGTGCGTCTGGCGAAATTCGCTGCTGCCGCCGGCAAGGCCGACAAGGGTTGA
- a CDS encoding MFS transporter, whose amino-acid sequence MNKHIGTLARWRMQIFAVTWLAYAAFYFTRKAFSVAKLGIAEDPTFMLDKMAMANLDAIYLAAYAIGQFTWGMLADRFGPRVVVLGGLLISAAAALVMGSFATLPIFATCMLIQGLAQSTGWSGLCKNLGSFFPAEQRGRVLGLWSSCYAFGGLVASPFAGWWAYTLVGTWHAAFISSAAVVAAVAVLFFIFQRNKPEDVGLPAVEPEPVISAEEAEANSKLSVWEPLKEILRNRTVLVLGLAYFLLKPARYAILLWGPVIVFEQMPTVGKVGAAIIPTSFELAGLLGPIMIGMASDKLFGARRMPACVLSLLALTVTLALFMGALHTGSVMLVVALLFVMGLTLYGPDSMISGAAAIDFGKAKAGATAAGFVNGCGSVGAVLGGLLPGYFDSVTVFIVFAGCALFSALVLIPHWNSRPVGFMEPRAYVPNRALTIKPLRN is encoded by the coding sequence ATGAACAAGCACATCGGCACACTTGCGCGTTGGCGCATGCAGATTTTCGCTGTCACCTGGCTCGCTTACGCCGCGTTCTATTTCACCCGCAAAGCTTTTTCGGTGGCCAAACTGGGCATCGCCGAAGACCCCACCTTCATGCTCGACAAAATGGCCATGGCCAACCTCGACGCGATTTACCTGGCGGCCTACGCCATTGGCCAGTTCACCTGGGGCATGCTTGCCGACCGCTTCGGCCCACGGGTCGTGGTGCTTGGCGGCTTGCTGATTTCCGCCGCCGCGGCGCTGGTGATGGGCAGTTTTGCGACCTTGCCGATCTTCGCCACCTGCATGTTGATTCAGGGGCTGGCGCAGTCCACCGGATGGTCGGGGCTGTGCAAGAACCTCGGCAGTTTCTTCCCCGCCGAACAGCGCGGGCGCGTGCTCGGGTTATGGAGTTCCTGTTACGCCTTTGGCGGGTTGGTGGCGTCACCGTTCGCCGGTTGGTGGGCGTACACGCTGGTCGGCACCTGGCACGCGGCGTTCATTTCCAGTGCAGCGGTGGTCGCGGCGGTGGCGGTGTTGTTCTTCATCTTTCAGCGCAACAAACCGGAAGATGTCGGCCTGCCGGCGGTGGAACCTGAGCCGGTCATCAGCGCCGAAGAAGCCGAAGCCAACAGCAAGCTCAGCGTCTGGGAACCGCTCAAGGAAATCCTCCGTAACCGCACAGTGCTGGTACTCGGGCTGGCGTACTTTCTGCTGAAACCGGCGCGCTACGCGATTCTGTTGTGGGGGCCGGTGATCGTCTTTGAACAGATGCCCACTGTGGGCAAGGTCGGCGCGGCGATCATTCCGACCTCGTTTGAACTGGCAGGTCTTTTAGGCCCGATCATGATCGGCATGGCTTCGGACAAACTGTTCGGCGCCCGTCGCATGCCGGCCTGTGTCCTGAGCCTGCTGGCGCTGACCGTGACCCTGGCGCTGTTCATGGGCGCCTTGCACACCGGCAGCGTGATGCTGGTGGTGGCGCTGCTGTTCGTGATGGGCCTGACCTTGTACGGGCCGGACTCGATGATCAGCGGTGCGGCCGCCATCGATTTCGGCAAGGCCAAGGCTGGCGCCACCGCCGCCGGATTCGTCAACGGCTGCGGCTCGGTCGGCGCGGTGCTCGGTGGTTTGCTGCCGGGCTACTTCGACTCGGTGACGGTGTTCATCGTCTTCGCCGGTTGCGCGCTGTTCTCGGCGCTGGTGCTGATTCCGCACTGGAACAGCCGCCCGGTCGGCTTCATGGAACCGCGTGCCTATGTGCCCAACCGGGCCCTGACGATCAAACCTCTGCGTAACTAA
- a CDS encoding LysR family transcriptional regulator: protein MSVSHAQLKAFHAVAVHGSFTRAAERLYLTQPAISDQVRKLEERFGVLLFHRNKRSVRLTDLGERLLTITQRLFVVEAEAQELLQESQALQTGSLILAVDAPVHVLPQIARFCERYPGISVKIETGNTDESLFRLFNYQADLALLGRDVSDERLLCVPLRNDPMVAFVSRHHPWAERESICLEDLDDTPLVLREHGSVTRQTLEEEMARAGFRIRPAIQVEGREAAREAVVVGIGVGVVSAAEFGADSRVCALPITDCTRRLTETLVCLREQSSRRVVATFLEMVRESLV, encoded by the coding sequence ATGTCGGTTTCACACGCACAGCTCAAAGCCTTTCACGCCGTAGCCGTACACGGAAGCTTCACCAGAGCCGCCGAGCGGCTTTATCTGACGCAACCGGCAATTTCCGACCAGGTGCGCAAGCTGGAAGAACGCTTCGGCGTGTTGCTGTTCCATCGCAACAAACGCTCCGTGCGCCTGACGGATCTCGGCGAACGCCTCCTGACAATCACCCAGCGTCTGTTCGTGGTCGAGGCCGAAGCCCAGGAGCTGTTGCAGGAGTCCCAGGCCTTGCAGACCGGCAGCCTGATTCTGGCGGTGGATGCGCCGGTGCATGTGCTGCCGCAGATCGCCCGGTTCTGCGAGCGCTACCCGGGGATCAGCGTGAAGATCGAAACCGGCAACACCGATGAATCGCTGTTTCGCCTGTTCAACTATCAGGCTGATCTGGCGTTGCTCGGGCGTGATGTCAGCGATGAGCGCTTGTTGTGCGTGCCGCTGCGCAACGATCCGATGGTGGCGTTCGTCTCGCGCCATCATCCGTGGGCCGAGCGCGAGTCGATCTGCCTGGAAGATCTCGACGACACGCCGCTGGTGCTGCGCGAACACGGCTCGGTGACCCGCCAGACCCTGGAGGAAGAAATGGCCCGCGCCGGTTTCCGCATCCGCCCGGCGATTCAGGTCGAAGGCCGGGAAGCCGCGCGAGAGGCGGTGGTCGTGGGGATTGGCGTGGGCGTGGTGTCGGCGGCGGAGTTTGGTGCTGACTCAAGGGTCTGCGCACTGCCGATCACCGATTGCACCCGGCGCTTGACCGAAACGCTGGTGTGCCTGCGAGAGCAGAGTTCGCGGCGGGTGGTGGCGACGTTTCTCGAGATGGTGCGCGAGAGTCTTGTGTAA
- a CDS encoding LysR substrate-binding domain-containing protein has protein sequence MNLFQLRAFDAVAREGSFTRAAARLFISQPAVTGHIKALEEHYQITLLRRTARRVELTEEGTKLAAITRAMFGMAEEAQALLEANRQLLTGRLEVAADGPHMVMPMLASLRARYPGITVNLRLGNAQETLAALLSEHADVAVLTEVEPRKGLHLQALSESRICALVPAGHPWATRSGEVRLQELDQVIMVLREPSSITRRTFDQACVQASVSPRVLLELDSREAVTEAVAAELGVGVVSSVEVSHDPRVVAIPIAGEGLVNRHMIGCVERRRELRLIQAFFGLAPV, from the coding sequence ATGAACCTGTTCCAGCTCCGCGCCTTCGACGCCGTGGCCCGGGAAGGCAGCTTCACCCGTGCCGCCGCACGCCTGTTCATCAGCCAGCCGGCGGTCACCGGGCACATCAAGGCGCTGGAGGAGCATTACCAGATCACCCTGTTGCGACGGACGGCGCGCCGGGTCGAGCTGACCGAAGAGGGCACGAAACTGGCGGCGATTACCCGGGCGATGTTCGGCATGGCCGAAGAGGCGCAAGCGCTGCTGGAAGCCAATCGGCAGTTACTCACCGGACGACTTGAGGTGGCGGCGGACGGTCCGCATATGGTCATGCCGATGCTCGCCAGCCTGCGGGCGCGCTATCCGGGAATCACCGTGAATTTGCGGTTGGGCAATGCCCAGGAAACCCTGGCGGCGCTGTTGTCCGAACATGCGGACGTGGCGGTGCTGACCGAGGTCGAGCCGCGCAAGGGCCTGCACCTGCAAGCGCTGAGCGAATCGCGGATCTGCGCACTGGTGCCGGCCGGGCATCCGTGGGCGACCCGCAGTGGCGAGGTCAGGCTCCAGGAGCTGGATCAGGTGATCATGGTGTTGCGCGAGCCGAGTTCGATTACCCGGCGCACCTTCGATCAGGCCTGTGTGCAGGCGTCGGTCAGTCCACGGGTGTTGCTGGAACTGGACAGTCGTGAGGCGGTAACGGAAGCGGTGGCGGCTGAACTGGGGGTTGGCGTGGTGTCATCGGTGGAAGTCAGCCATGACCCGCGAGTGGTGGCGATTCCCATCGCGGGAGAAGGGCTGGTGAATCGGCACATGATCGGCTGTGTCGAGCGGCGGCGGGAGTTGCGCTTGATTCAGGCGTTTTTTGGTTTGGCGCCAGTCTGA
- a CDS encoding 2-aminoethylphosphonate--pyruvate transaminase yields the protein MSTAAPILLTPGPLTTSARTRQAMMVDWGSWDDRFNQLTASLCEQLLAILNGADSHHCVPLQGSGTFAVEAAIGTLVPRDGKVLVLINGAYGKRLAKICEVLGRSFSTFETAEDEPTTAADVDRLLRADSGITHVALIHCETSTGILNPLPEIAQVVEQHGKRLIIDAMSSFGALPVDAQQVPFDALIAASGKCLEGVPGMGFVFARKESLAAAAGNSHSLAMDLFDQHSYMKKTGQWRFTPPTHVVAALHEALLQYNEEGGLPARHARYAANCQALMEEMGKLGLRSFLPAAIQAPIIATFHAPEDPRYQFKDFYERVKAKGYILYPGKLTQVETFRVGCIGHVTPAQMREAVAAVGEVLREMEVLDI from the coding sequence ATGAGTACTGCCGCACCCATCCTGCTCACTCCCGGCCCGTTGACCACCTCGGCCCGCACCCGCCAGGCGATGATGGTCGACTGGGGTTCATGGGATGACCGCTTCAACCAATTGACCGCCAGCCTGTGCGAACAACTGCTGGCCATCCTCAACGGTGCCGACAGCCACCATTGCGTGCCTTTGCAGGGCAGCGGCACCTTCGCCGTCGAAGCCGCCATAGGCACGCTCGTCCCCCGCGACGGCAAGGTGCTGGTGCTGATCAACGGCGCTTACGGCAAGCGTCTGGCGAAAATCTGCGAAGTGCTCGGCCGCTCGTTCAGCACCTTTGAAACCGCTGAAGACGAACCGACCACTGCCGCCGACGTCGACCGCCTGCTGCGCGCCGACAGCGGCATTACTCACGTCGCGCTGATCCACTGCGAAACCAGCACCGGCATCCTCAATCCGCTGCCGGAGATCGCCCAGGTCGTCGAACAGCACGGCAAACGCCTGATCATCGATGCCATGAGCTCCTTCGGCGCGCTGCCGGTGGATGCACAGCAAGTCCCGTTCGATGCGCTGATCGCCGCCTCCGGCAAATGCCTCGAAGGCGTGCCGGGCATGGGCTTCGTGTTTGCCCGCAAGGAATCTCTGGCGGCTGCCGCCGGCAACTCGCACTCGCTGGCGATGGACCTGTTCGACCAGCACAGCTACATGAAGAAGACCGGCCAATGGCGTTTCACCCCGCCGACCCACGTAGTCGCGGCGCTGCACGAAGCGCTGCTGCAGTACAACGAAGAAGGTGGCCTGCCGGCACGGCATGCGCGTTACGCCGCCAACTGCCAGGCGCTGATGGAAGAGATGGGCAAACTCGGCTTGCGCAGTTTCCTGCCCGCCGCGATCCAGGCGCCGATCATCGCGACTTTCCACGCACCGGAAGATCCGCGCTACCAGTTCAAGGACTTCTACGAACGGGTCAAGGCCAAGGGTTACATCCTCTACCCCGGCAAGCTGACCCAAGTCGAAACCTTCCGCGTC